Proteins from one Crocosphaera sp. UHCC 0190 genomic window:
- a CDS encoding metal-binding protein, with protein sequence MPSGRTHDRITVLSLPGLALVGYIFTRRFDLILWFSGAYLFSGLMFGPDLDIYSLQYKRWGIIRWIWLPYRSCLKHRSFFSHGFLVGTLLRVVYLSTIVMILAIFGVAIAQLFWGFPWNWQTFSYNTLTLVTTDYGLEAIALWVGLELGAMSHSISDRLGTAIKRSQKKTRSRTPKRKKITRRN encoded by the coding sequence ATGCCTTCTGGTCGCACCCACGATCGCATTACGGTTTTAAGCTTACCTGGCCTCGCTTTGGTAGGATATATCTTCACCCGTCGCTTTGACTTAATTCTTTGGTTTAGCGGGGCTTATTTGTTCAGTGGGTTGATGTTTGGCCCAGATCTCGATATTTACTCCCTTCAATATAAACGATGGGGAATTATTCGCTGGATTTGGCTACCCTATCGCTCTTGTCTCAAACATCGTTCTTTTTTCTCTCATGGGTTTTTGGTGGGAACCCTGCTTAGGGTGGTTTACCTATCTACTATTGTGATGATTCTGGCTATATTTGGGGTTGCGATCGCCCAACTATTTTGGGGGTTTCCTTGGAATTGGCAAACTTTTAGTTATAATACCCTGACTTTAGTGACAACGGACTATGGTTTAGAAGCGATCGCCCTTTGGGTTGGGTTAGAGTTAGGGGCCATGAGTCATAGTATCAGTGATCGCCTGGGAACAGCAATCAAACGTTCTCAAAAAAAGACTAGATCTCGTACTCCTAAACGGAAAAAAATAACCCGACGAAACTAA
- the nuoK gene encoding NADH-quinone oxidoreductase subunit NuoK produces MQVELEFCLLLAAALFCIGIYGLVTSRNAVRVLMSIELLLNAVNINLIGFSNFLDPVGIKGQVFTVFVITVAAAEAAVGLAIVLAIYRNRETTDMEQFNLLKW; encoded by the coding sequence ATGCAAGTAGAATTGGAGTTTTGTTTATTACTGGCTGCTGCTCTTTTCTGTATTGGAATTTATGGATTAGTGACCAGTCGCAATGCAGTTCGCGTGTTAATGTCCATTGAATTATTATTAAATGCGGTAAATATTAATTTAATCGGATTTTCTAATTTTCTTGATCCAGTTGGCATTAAAGGTCAGGTTTTTACCGTATTTGTGATTACCGTTGCCGCAGCAGAAGCAGCAGTCGGTTTAGCGATTGTTTTGGCGATTTATCGTAACCGAGAAACAACGGACATGGAGCAATTTAATTTGCTAAAATGGTAA
- a CDS encoding NADH-quinone oxidoreductase subunit J, with amino-acid sequence MNLAEGVQVVSFAILAGLVIATALGVVLLSNIVYSAFLLGGVFLSISGIYILLNADFVAAAQVLIYVGAVNVLILFAIMLVNKKQDYSTVPRRWIRKAATALVCGGIFVLLATMIFITPWSIETNAPGMIENTVVEIGKHFFSDFLLPFELASVLLLMAMVGAIILARRDFIPDTLPTTQEGVITSLTLPERLTELEARELTASKSSD; translated from the coding sequence GTGAATTTGGCAGAAGGCGTTCAAGTGGTTTCTTTTGCAATTTTAGCCGGGTTAGTAATTGCTACTGCCTTGGGCGTTGTTTTACTCTCTAATATTGTTTATTCTGCTTTTTTATTAGGGGGAGTTTTTCTCAGTATTTCAGGAATTTATATTCTCTTAAATGCTGATTTTGTGGCCGCGGCTCAAGTGTTAATTTATGTGGGAGCCGTCAATGTTTTAATCTTGTTTGCTATCATGTTGGTGAACAAAAAACAAGATTATTCAACTGTACCTCGACGCTGGATACGCAAGGCAGCAACAGCCTTAGTTTGTGGGGGAATTTTTGTCTTACTGGCTACCATGATTTTTATTACCCCTTGGTCAATCGAAACTAATGCACCAGGGATGATTGAGAATACAGTTGTGGAGATTGGAAAGCATTTCTTTAGTGATTTTCTCCTGCCTTTTGAATTAGCTTCTGTCTTGTTATTAATGGCCATGGTAGGGGCAATTATTCTGGCCCGTCGTGACTTTATTCCTGATACTTTGCCCACAACTCAAGAAGGGGTAATTACTTCCTTGACTTTACCCGAACGTCTCACGGAATTAGAAGCAAGAGAGTTAACTGCTTCTAAATCTTCAGACTAA
- the ndhI gene encoding NAD(P)H-quinone oxidoreductase subunit I — protein sequence MFKILKQVSDYAKGTVEAAKYIGEGLSVTFDHMRRRPVTVQYPYEKLIPSERYRGRIHYEFDKCISCEVCVRVCPINLPVVDWEFNKELKKKELKHYSIDFGVCIFCGNCVEYCPTNCLSMTEEYELATYDRHELNYDNIALGRLPYKVTQDPMVTPLRELGYLPKGVLDPHDLPVGSQRSGKRPEDIIEETKS from the coding sequence ATGTTCAAGATTCTCAAACAAGTCAGCGATTATGCCAAAGGTACGGTTGAGGCGGCTAAGTATATCGGCGAAGGTTTATCTGTCACCTTTGATCATATGCGTCGTCGTCCCGTTACTGTACAATATCCCTACGAAAAGTTAATTCCCTCGGAAAGATATCGGGGCAGAATTCACTATGAATTCGATAAGTGTATTTCTTGTGAAGTTTGTGTTCGTGTCTGTCCTATTAATCTTCCTGTCGTCGATTGGGAATTTAATAAGGAATTGAAAAAGAAAGAACTCAAACACTACAGTATTGATTTTGGGGTCTGTATTTTTTGTGGCAATTGTGTTGAATATTGTCCCACAAATTGTCTATCCATGACGGAAGAATATGAGCTGGCAACCTATGATCGTCATGAATTAAATTATGATAATATTGCCCTCGGACGCTTACCCTATAAAGTGACTCAAGACCCGATGGTGACTCCCTTACGAGAGTTAGGATATTTACCGAAAGGGGTTCTTGATCCTCATGATTTACCCGTAGGAAGTCAACGCTCAGGGAAACGTCCTGAAGACATTATCGAAGAGACGAAATCTTAA
- the nuoH gene encoding NADH-quinone oxidoreductase subunit NuoH: protein MNTGIDLQASFIESLKQLGLSSGVAKALWIPLPSFLMIIGATVGVLVVVWLERKISAAAQQRIGPEYAGPLGVLQPVADGIKLVFKEDIIPAKADPWLFTLGPVLVVLPVFLSYLIVPFGQNLIITDLNVGIFLWIALSSIAPIGLLMSGYASNNKYSLIGGLRAAAQSISYEIPLAFAVLAIVLMSNSLSTIDIVQQQAGYGILGWNIWRQPVGFVIFWIAALAECERLPFDLPEAEEEIVAGYQTEYAGMKFGLFYVASYVNLVLSALVFAVLYLGGWEFPVPLDKLAGWLGVSETSSWLQVITAALGITMTVLKAYFLIFIAVLMRWTVPRVRIDQLLDLGWKFLLPVSLVNLLLTAALKLAFPVAFGG from the coding sequence ATGAACACAGGAATTGACCTACAAGCAAGTTTTATCGAATCCCTCAAACAATTAGGGCTTTCTAGTGGAGTCGCAAAGGCTTTATGGATTCCTTTGCCCTCCTTTTTGATGATTATTGGGGCAACAGTTGGGGTATTAGTGGTGGTTTGGTTAGAACGAAAAATCTCCGCCGCCGCCCAACAACGCATTGGCCCTGAATATGCCGGCCCTCTCGGAGTGTTGCAACCCGTGGCCGATGGCATTAAATTGGTGTTTAAAGAGGACATTATTCCCGCCAAAGCTGATCCTTGGTTATTTACATTGGGGCCGGTATTAGTGGTATTACCTGTCTTTCTTTCCTATTTAATCGTCCCCTTTGGTCAAAATTTAATCATTACTGACCTCAATGTAGGAATTTTCCTCTGGATTGCTTTATCCAGTATTGCTCCTATTGGTTTATTGATGTCTGGCTATGCTTCTAATAATAAGTATTCCCTGATAGGTGGGTTAAGGGCCGCGGCACAATCGATCAGTTATGAGATTCCCTTAGCGTTTGCTGTCTTGGCGATCGTCCTGATGTCTAATAGTCTCAGCACCATTGATATTGTCCAACAACAGGCAGGTTACGGTATCTTAGGCTGGAATATTTGGCGGCAACCTGTGGGATTTGTGATCTTTTGGATCGCAGCTTTGGCAGAATGCGAACGTCTTCCCTTTGATTTACCGGAAGCAGAAGAAGAAATTGTGGCCGGATACCAAACAGAATACGCAGGGATGAAGTTTGGCTTATTTTATGTGGCTTCTTACGTTAACTTAGTGTTATCTGCCCTCGTTTTTGCCGTCCTGTATTTGGGAGGTTGGGAATTTCCCGTTCCCCTAGATAAATTAGCAGGTTGGTTAGGGGTGAGTGAAACCAGTTCTTGGTTACAGGTGATTACTGCCGCTTTGGGCATTACTATGACCGTACTTAAAGCCTATTTTCTCATCTTTATTGCCGTTCTCATGCGTTGGACGGTTCCTCGCGTACGAATTGACCAATTGTTAGATTTAGGCTGGAAATTCCTTTTACCCGTTTCTCTTGTTAATCTATTATTAACTGCCGCCCTAAAATTAGCGTTTCCTGTGGCATTTGGTGGTTAA
- a CDS encoding NAD(P)/FAD-dependent oxidoreductase, producing the protein MNNKNVINICVLGGGFSGLYTALYLSHFPQVKSGQWRITLVERNDRFLFTPLLYELITGELQRWEIAPSYQKLLAGTPIQFCQHTIKKIDFDSRNVELDNDDFLSYDYLVLGLGTQNRWADIPGLKNHALTFRTLEDVERLQAKIHLLETSQRKYLRVAVIGGGPNGVELSCKLADRLGKRAEVLLIERGNQILKGFSQGVRSASYRALGSRRVQLYLTTDVNEITADSLHLTHVEQDLSLPVDLVIWAAGTQSRQVIKTLNCQHSGGDKLLINPSLQLIDYPEVFALGDLAQISNKNKPLPATAQVAYQQASCAAKNIAAAIEGKPLKSFHYLHLGDMLTLGSRTAIVSSFFLNIDGQLGGMIRRLAYIFRLPTMRHRLQVLRNFVQKIGLKIRRFFRWRITQLLSQKSS; encoded by the coding sequence ATGAATAACAAAAATGTCATCAATATTTGCGTTTTAGGGGGCGGTTTTAGCGGTTTATATACTGCTTTATACCTTAGCCACTTTCCTCAAGTAAAATCAGGTCAATGGCGCATTACTTTAGTCGAACGCAATGATCGCTTTTTATTTACTCCCTTATTATACGAATTAATTACAGGGGAATTACAACGGTGGGAAATTGCCCCATCCTATCAAAAATTGTTGGCAGGAACCCCTATACAGTTTTGTCAGCATACTATCAAAAAAATTGATTTTGATAGTCGTAATGTTGAATTAGACAATGATGATTTTCTGAGTTATGATTATTTAGTATTAGGATTAGGAACCCAAAACCGTTGGGCGGATATTCCAGGTTTAAAAAATCATGCTTTAACCTTTCGTACCTTAGAAGATGTGGAAAGGTTACAAGCTAAAATCCATCTCTTAGAAACCTCACAACGGAAATATTTACGAGTGGCCGTAATTGGGGGTGGCCCCAATGGCGTAGAATTATCTTGTAAGTTAGCAGATCGTTTAGGAAAACGGGCCGAAGTTTTATTAATAGAACGGGGAAATCAAATTTTAAAAGGGTTTTCTCAAGGAGTTCGTTCAGCTTCCTATCGTGCTTTAGGTTCCCGTCGTGTGCAGTTATATTTGACCACAGATGTGAATGAAATAACCGCAGATTCTCTTCATTTAACCCACGTTGAACAAGATTTAAGTTTGCCAGTTGATCTCGTGATTTGGGCGGCAGGAACCCAATCAAGACAAGTAATTAAAACCTTAAATTGTCAACATAGTGGTGGTGATAAACTTCTCATTAATCCGAGTTTACAATTAATTGATTATCCAGAGGTATTTGCCTTAGGAGATTTAGCTCAAATAAGTAATAAAAATAAGCCCCTTCCTGCCACGGCTCAAGTCGCTTATCAACAGGCAAGTTGTGCCGCTAAGAATATTGCGGCTGCCATTGAAGGAAAACCTTTAAAATCTTTTCATTATCTCCATTTAGGGGATATGTTAACATTAGGAAGTAGAACAGCCATTGTGTCTAGTTTCTTTTTAAATATTGATGGACAATTAGGGGGAATGATCAGAAGGTTGGCTTATATTTTCCGTCTACCAACGATGCGTCATCGACTCCAGGTATTAAGAAATTTTGTGCAGAAAATTGGCTTAAAAATCCGTCGTTTTTTCCGTTGGAGAATTACTCAATTATTGTCTCAAAAATCTAGTTAA
- a CDS encoding MBOAT family O-acyltransferase — translation MNYSDFSFWWILILFSVPFFTVRFLAKSSNLWRGFFDSIGLLALSLLLFFNASRPSFIIFIAELVFNYLMVAWMLRCQGIKAKAIATTVIIIDIAILAYFKYFTFFVEDVVGLLINIPQNWQQLSPIPVSNRIPPGLSFYTFQMVAFVVDSSTARKKKAIGFIDYVNFVSFFPQIVAGPIERRKDLLPQIESFRFKFTIENFEKGLKWISLGFFMKFVLADNIAPYIDLKIADNAWIVWFFALLFTLRIYFDFAGYSFVAVGLAYFLGVKLTVNFLAPYTSQSINEFWRRWHVTLSTWFRDYVFLPLMGSNKKWAAFYLFLTFTLSGFWHGAAWNFIIWGAYHGALLLVLRYLGRPFYGFLGNYIPRPQVVSWFLTFSSVTLGCLFFMETNSHRLLTKLQTLVTPSAYSLNNLQAVFGSYSINETLALLFVLALSTFILVMEQIAVWQGKFEYDLLLSRWLSPVLLGLTILLAANTPSEFIYFEF, via the coding sequence ATGAACTACTCTGATTTTTCATTTTGGTGGATCTTAATCCTGTTTAGTGTTCCTTTTTTTACGGTTCGCTTCCTCGCTAAGTCTTCTAATCTATGGCGAGGTTTTTTTGATAGTATTGGCTTACTTGCTTTATCTCTTCTTTTATTTTTTAATGCTAGCCGCCCAAGTTTCATTATTTTTATTGCCGAGCTTGTTTTTAATTACTTGATGGTTGCTTGGATGCTGCGCTGTCAAGGAATAAAAGCCAAAGCCATTGCTACCACTGTTATTATTATTGATATCGCTATTTTAGCCTATTTTAAATATTTTACCTTTTTTGTCGAAGATGTGGTCGGTTTATTGATCAATATTCCTCAAAACTGGCAACAATTATCGCCTATTCCTGTTAGTAATCGAATTCCGCCTGGGCTATCATTTTATACCTTCCAAATGGTTGCTTTTGTCGTAGATTCTTCCACAGCTAGGAAAAAGAAAGCCATTGGCTTTATTGATTATGTTAACTTCGTTTCTTTCTTTCCTCAAATTGTTGCTGGTCCCATTGAGCGTCGTAAAGATTTATTACCTCAAATTGAATCTTTTCGCTTCAAATTTACCATAGAGAACTTTGAAAAAGGACTGAAATGGATATCTCTCGGCTTTTTTATGAAATTTGTTTTAGCCGATAATATCGCTCCTTATATTGATTTAAAAATTGCAGATAATGCTTGGATTGTTTGGTTTTTTGCCTTATTATTTACCCTAAGAATTTACTTTGATTTTGCAGGTTATAGTTTTGTTGCTGTTGGTCTTGCTTACTTTTTAGGAGTTAAATTAACCGTTAACTTTTTAGCTCCTTATACTTCCCAAAGTATCAATGAATTTTGGCGACGTTGGCACGTTACCTTAAGTACATGGTTCCGAGATTATGTCTTTTTGCCCTTAATGGGTTCTAATAAAAAATGGGCGGCATTCTATCTATTTTTAACCTTTACCTTATCAGGATTTTGGCATGGTGCAGCTTGGAATTTTATTATTTGGGGAGCTTATCACGGCGCATTATTGTTAGTATTGAGATATCTAGGCCGCCCTTTTTACGGGTTCCTGGGTAACTATATTCCCCGTCCACAAGTTGTCTCTTGGTTTTTGACCTTTAGTTCAGTAACATTAGGATGTCTGTTCTTTATGGAAACGAATAGCCACCGACTGTTAACTAAATTACAGACTTTAGTGACTCCTAGTGCTTATTCTTTAAATAACTTGCAAGCTGTCTTCGGGTCGTATAGTATTAATGAAACCTTAGCCCTGCTTTTTGTCCTCGCATTATCAACCTTTATTCTTGTGATGGAACAAATCGCTGTTTGGCAAGGTAAATTTGAATATGATTTATTATTGTCTCGGTGGTTATCACCTGTTTTATTGGGTTTAACAATTCTCTTAGCGGCCAACACACCATCAGAGTTTATTTACTTTGAATTCTAA
- a CDS encoding acyl carrier protein, which yields MQLQSSSLKLDEPNTAIKPVETVQNWLIQQLSEQLSLDATTIQVSEPLTRYGLDSIDAVTLVGDLEDWLDLDLPDTLFWDHSTIEKAAQYLEENYELADALEKIDTEAVETPVNKTPENNNEKKGWGNLFAKFK from the coding sequence ATGCAACTTCAAAGCTCCAGCTTAAAGCTTGATGAACCCAATACTGCCATAAAACCTGTCGAAACTGTTCAAAATTGGCTGATTCAGCAATTATCTGAGCAGTTGTCTCTTGATGCAACAACGATTCAAGTCAGTGAACCCTTAACCCGTTATGGGTTAGACTCAATTGATGCTGTTACCTTAGTCGGCGATCTCGAAGATTGGTTGGATTTGGATCTTCCAGATACCTTATTTTGGGATCATTCTACCATTGAAAAAGCGGCTCAGTATTTAGAGGAAAATTATGAGCTTGCTGATGCTTTAGAAAAGATAGACACAGAAGCAGTGGAAACTCCCGTTAACAAAACCCCAGAAAACAATAATGAGAAAAAAGGTTGGGGAAACCTCTTTGCAAAATTCAAATAA
- a CDS encoding acyl-CoA dehydrogenase: MDQLKQYWVAQRLDKDLGDPLTPENVMSFKQVVAIDEKEEFPHSEIEWLYNWKLQHYYVPAECGGEFTSFEEFLAFVRVLCRRDQTIGIAFTTLFWSFITWMAGTDEQKQKLAQFIKDENGAMCLGYSEREHGSDLVGGDLTAKKVPGGYILNGEKWPINRATISGISYILAKTDPEGGPKCLTLFMVDKRELNPDNYYNLPKILTHGIRASDMSGIGFKDCFVPDSMRIKEEGDGLEFALKGFQVTRTFCAAFSLGAADTALRTTLNFALNRVVYGKKVIDIPQPRKILVDAFLDILICDCETIGAARGFHVIPEQFSVWASVTKYFVTTQLETMINSVYTVLGSRFYMRDEHDYGIFQKVLRDNSIISMFDGSTVVNLHALILQFRQLTKYRARRKPEAIAKLQKRLETIFSLAKQVPQFEPEKLELFGRGVDDPLQGLEIALQQLEALKETSDVDEDVLVNLMGLGNLILEELNDHDELITNSKFEYGHDQSPELFEIAKKYCILHAATCCLQMWLYNRTILGEFFAKGEWLVLSLHRLLRMIRPLPYSISDAYVANTAEELLKLCKEDKLFSIVPFQLAQSQITEDRPHATSKLQLKA; this comes from the coding sequence ATGGATCAACTCAAGCAATATTGGGTTGCTCAAAGACTTGACAAAGACTTAGGAGATCCCTTGACTCCTGAGAATGTAATGTCGTTCAAGCAAGTCGTAGCTATCGATGAGAAAGAGGAATTTCCTCATTCAGAGATAGAATGGCTTTACAATTGGAAATTGCAACATTACTATGTTCCGGCGGAGTGTGGTGGGGAGTTTACCTCTTTTGAGGAATTTTTAGCCTTTGTTCGTGTCTTGTGCCGTCGAGATCAAACTATCGGGATCGCATTTACGACCCTATTTTGGTCTTTTATCACTTGGATGGCCGGCACAGATGAACAAAAGCAAAAGTTAGCCCAATTTATCAAAGATGAGAATGGGGCAATGTGTTTAGGCTATTCTGAACGAGAACATGGGAGTGATCTCGTTGGGGGTGATTTAACCGCTAAAAAAGTCCCAGGAGGATATATCCTCAATGGGGAAAAATGGCCAATTAATCGCGCTACCATCTCAGGAATATCCTATATTTTGGCCAAAACTGATCCCGAAGGGGGTCCAAAATGTTTAACCTTGTTTATGGTCGATAAACGAGAATTAAACCCTGATAATTACTACAATTTACCTAAAATTCTCACCCACGGTATTCGTGCATCGGATATGAGTGGGATTGGATTTAAAGATTGTTTTGTTCCTGACTCCATGCGTATTAAAGAGGAAGGAGACGGGTTAGAGTTTGCCTTAAAAGGGTTTCAAGTGACTCGTACCTTCTGCGCTGCTTTTTCATTAGGTGCAGCAGATACAGCCTTAAGAACTACCTTAAATTTTGCGCTTAATCGGGTTGTTTACGGGAAAAAGGTCATTGATATCCCCCAACCTCGTAAAATTCTGGTAGATGCCTTTTTAGATATCTTAATCTGTGATTGCGAAACTATTGGGGCCGCCAGAGGATTTCATGTTATCCCCGAACAATTTAGCGTTTGGGCCTCGGTGACAAAATACTTTGTCACAACCCAGTTAGAAACCATGATCAACAGCGTCTATACAGTGCTGGGATCACGGTTTTATATGCGGGATGAACATGATTATGGCATTTTTCAAAAGGTGCTGCGAGATAACTCCATCATTAGTATGTTTGATGGCAGTACGGTGGTAAATTTACACGCCTTAATCTTACAATTTCGTCAATTAACCAAATATCGGGCCCGTCGTAAACCAGAGGCGATCGCAAAATTACAAAAGCGACTGGAAACCATTTTTTCCCTAGCAAAACAGGTTCCTCAATTTGAACCCGAAAAATTAGAATTATTTGGCCGTGGTGTGGATGATCCGTTACAGGGGTTAGAAATTGCCCTACAACAGTTAGAAGCGTTAAAAGAAACTTCTGATGTGGATGAGGATGTGTTAGTAAACCTCATGGGTTTGGGTAACTTAATTCTAGAGGAATTAAATGACCATGATGAGTTAATTACGAACTCAAAATTTGAATATGGTCATGATCAGTCTCCAGAGTTGTTTGAAATTGCCAAAAAATATTGTATCCTTCATGCAGCTACCTGCTGTTTACAGATGTGGCTGTATAATCGGACAATTTTAGGCGAATTTTTTGCAAAAGGGGAATGGTTAGTGCTGAGTTTACATCGACTTTTACGCATGATTAGACCCTTACCCTATAGCATTTCTGATGCTTATGTCGCCAATACGGCTGAGGAACTGCTAAAACTGTGTAAAGAAGACAAACTTTTTTCAATTGTTCCTTTTCAACTTGCTCAATCACAAATAACAGAGGATCGCCCCCATGCAACTTCAAAGCTCCAGCTTAAAGCTTGA
- a CDS encoding toxin-antitoxin system, antitoxin component, Xre family protein, translated as MTTHNQIANKLIKKIENLSPEKIKQVEQFIDSLNEDNLTDIYSKFSEPVLNKIWDNPEDADYDNL; from the coding sequence ATGACAACCCATAACCAGATCGCCAATAAATTAATTAAGAAAATTGAAAACCTTTCCCCCGAAAAAATTAAACAAGTTGAACAATTTATTGATTCATTAAATGAAGACAACCTGACAGATATATACAGTAAATTTTCTGAACCCGTCCTTAACAAAATCTGGGATAACCCAGAAGATGCAGACTATGACAACTTATAA
- a CDS encoding type II toxin-antitoxin system PemK/MazF family toxin: protein MTTYKFGDILLVPFPFTDQTLKKKRPAVVIISSPYNQQKPDLIIMPITSQIKLPLTLGELQIIDFLSAGLIKPSVIKPIISTIEKSLVIRKLGQLKNIDCQNFKNIIPVIIEN from the coding sequence ATGACAACTTATAAATTTGGAGATATTTTGCTAGTTCCCTTTCCTTTCACTGATCAAACGTTAAAGAAAAAACGACCAGCCGTTGTTATTATTTCCAGTCCTTACAATCAACAAAAACCAGACTTAATCATTATGCCAATTACCAGTCAAATTAAGTTACCCTTAACCTTGGGAGAATTACAAATTATAGATTTTTTATCCGCAGGACTCATTAAACCTTCTGTGATTAAACCTATTATATCTACTATTGAAAAAAGCTTGGTCATAAGAAAATTAGGTCAATTAAAAAACATAGATTGCCAAAATTTTAAAAATATTATTCCTGTTATTATAGAAAATTAA
- a CDS encoding DUF4926 domain-containing protein: MQLPLFSEVRLTTDLPNYDLKKGCLAIIVEHCQNKQEKGYLLEVLDENNQGYTVIAATYNQIEPIENQQGLYLATDIRA; this comes from the coding sequence ATGCAATTACCTCTATTCTCAGAAGTTAGATTAACAACCGACTTACCTAATTATGATTTAAAAAAAGGATGTTTAGCAATTATTGTTGAGCATTGTCAAAATAAACAAGAAAAAGGTTATTTATTAGAAGTATTAGATGAGAATAATCAAGGATATACTGTAATTGCAGCTACTTATAATCAAATTGAACCAATAGAAAATCAACAAGGGTTATATTTAGCAACAGATATTAGGGCATAA
- a CDS encoding LD-carboxypeptidase: MPLNRRQFLTASLASLTLLSSLSPTMLAANSPIIKPRKLKPGSGVGLVSPAGTTFIKQDIDIVQDAVKSLGLVPYLAPHLLDQYGYLAGKDQDRAADINQFFTDPKIDILLPIRGGWGCARMLPYLDFNLIKNNPKIIIGFSDLTALLIAIYAKTGLVTFHGPNGFTSWRPDQVNSFKETLFLGEKVTFKNQPDGEDSDRLMQVKNRIQTITPGTANGKLIGGNLSVLSGIIGSQYVPSFKGHILFVEDVGENIYRIDRLLTHLKIAGVLDSLSGFIFGQCVNCSPDGDYASLTLEQVLNDHIKPLGIPAWSGAQIGHIEPVLTFPMGIEVEINSNTGTINYLESGVI; encoded by the coding sequence ATGCCCCTAAATCGCCGTCAATTCTTAACCGCTTCTCTCGCAAGTTTAACCCTTTTGTCTTCCCTTTCTCCAACCATGTTAGCCGCTAATTCTCCCATTATTAAACCCCGAAAACTCAAACCAGGGTCAGGGGTTGGGTTAGTGAGTCCTGCGGGAACAACTTTTATTAAACAAGACATAGATATTGTTCAAGATGCTGTTAAATCGTTAGGTTTAGTGCCTTATTTAGCACCCCATTTATTAGATCAATATGGTTATTTAGCGGGAAAAGATCAAGACCGTGCTGCGGATATAAATCAATTTTTTACCGACCCTAAAATTGATATTTTATTACCCATTCGTGGCGGTTGGGGTTGCGCTCGAATGCTTCCTTATTTAGATTTTAATTTAATTAAAAATAACCCTAAAATTATCATCGGATTTAGTGATTTAACCGCCTTATTAATTGCTATTTATGCTAAAACAGGATTAGTGACATTTCATGGCCCTAATGGGTTTACTTCTTGGCGACCCGATCAAGTAAATTCCTTTAAAGAAACATTATTTTTAGGGGAAAAAGTAACCTTTAAAAATCAACCTGATGGGGAAGATTCAGATCGGTTAATGCAGGTCAAAAATCGCATTCAAACCATTACACCAGGAACAGCAAATGGTAAATTAATCGGGGGAAATCTTTCTGTTTTATCGGGAATTATTGGATCTCAATATGTCCCTAGTTTTAAAGGACATATTCTATTTGTGGAAGATGTGGGAGAAAATATTTATCGTATTGATCGCTTACTCACCCATCTTAAAATTGCCGGAGTATTAGATAGTTTATCAGGGTTTATTTTTGGACAATGTGTTAACTGTTCCCCCGATGGAGATTATGCCTCTTTAACCTTAGAACAAGTATTAAACGATCATATCAAACCGTTAGGAATTCCTGCTTGGTCTGGCGCACAAATTGGTCATATTGAACCTGTATTGACTTTTCCTATGGGGATAGAAGTTGAGATTAATTCTAATACCGGAACCATTAATTATTTAGAATCTGGGGTTATTTAA
- a CDS encoding ABA4-like family protein, translated as MFDLSLLFNLANVYVLPFWLLMVILPKWGITQKVMTSYLPFVPLAGLYIYLFSGSLDPESAAAFSNPTLPILAQLFSQEPVMLTGWVHFIVLDLFTGRYIYLDGKTKGIWTIHSLIFCLLAGPIGLLSHILTSWIQLKFFKNEDVQVSATS; from the coding sequence ATGTTTGATTTGAGTCTATTGTTCAACCTGGCCAATGTTTATGTCTTACCTTTTTGGTTATTAATGGTTATTTTACCGAAATGGGGAATCACCCAAAAAGTTATGACTTCCTATCTCCCATTTGTTCCTTTAGCGGGGTTATATATTTATTTGTTTTCCGGTAGTCTTGACCCCGAATCTGCGGCAGCATTTTCTAACCCTACATTGCCTATTTTAGCACAACTTTTTAGTCAAGAACCTGTCATGTTAACGGGATGGGTTCATTTTATTGTTTTAGATTTATTTACGGGACGATACATTTATTTAGACGGCAAAACAAAAGGTATTTGGACAATTCATTCTCTCATTTTTTGTTTATTAGCTGGACCCATTGGGTTACTGTCTCATATCCTGACTTCTTGGATACAATTAAAGTTCTTTAAAAATGAAGATGTTCAAGTAAGTGCAACGTCATAG